The segment aacttcgcaagaagaaagggcacattaaatctgagtgctataagctacaaaataagattaaaaggaggtcatgaatcaaaagggaaaacagccagaaaattccggtgaagctgatgttgtagaagactacagcgatggtgaacttctagttgcttctgtcaatgattctaaagtaagcgaggagtggatacttgattcaggctgcaccttccacatgagtcccaatcgggattggtttacaacttatgaaacagtatttgaaggtgttgttttgatgggaaataatgcttcatgtaaaatcgcaggtgttggaacaattaaagttaagatgtttgatggagttgtcagaacacttagtgacgtgcggcatgttccagaattgaaaagaaatttaatttcgttgagtactcttgattcaaaagggtacagatacacagctgaaagtggggttttaaagatttcaaagggtccttgttgtgatgaaagggcaaagaaagattgccaagttatatgtttctgaggttctcatcatatcggtgatgcaaattgccgcttcctcttccttgtcgatgatgatattactaaactttggcatatcgcctagggcatatgagtgagaatggcatggcgaaattaagcaaagaggacttcttaatgggcaaggaatttgcaaaccgaatttcgtgagcaccgtgtttttgggaagcaaagagagttcgattcactagaggaatccataacacgaaggaaacgttggagtatatccattcgatctgtggggccgtccagagtgccttcgagaggtggagctaattatatgctaacctttattgatgatttttccgaaaagtttgggcgttcttcccaagcgaaaagcgatgtgttttccacatttaagtcttggaaaattatgattgaaaaagcagacggaaaagcagataaaatacctccgcatgcataatggcttagagttcgcttacgatgagtttaatagattgtgcaagtcgaaaggatcatgagacacttgacgattcgtcatactccacaaagaaagcggcgttgcgaacgaatgaacgaacgatcatggagaaggttcgatttatgttgtcaaatgccaacttaccgaagtcattttgggcagaagcagcctctactgcatgttttttgatcaaccgatctccatccgttgccattgagaaaaagactccacaagaggtatggtccgtaatcccgctaattattcgatctaaagatttttgggtgtcctgcgtatgctcatgttgataatggaaaattggaaccaagatccattaaatcgttttcttggttataaagctggtgtaaaaggctataagttatggtgtcctgaaaatagaaaagttgtgattagcgagatgttgtttttgatgaaacgctatgctacctaacttatctcttaaagactcttccaataaagaaaaccaaaagcaggtggagcatcagattaatacagaatcaactcctcaagccagtacaaaaattgagaatagagttgcttcttcaccgcaatactctatcgccaaaaacaggacaagaagagaaattaaacctccaaagaagtatgccgaggttgatctagttgcttatgctttaaatgtggctgaagatatagatgcgaatcaagagccatttaattattctgaggcgattagctgtgaagactcagaaaagtggatgtttgctatgcaagaggagatggaatcactccacaaaaacagaacatgggatcttgtaaaacttcctaaaggtaaaaaggctgttcgttgtaaatgggtgtttaaaaagaaagaagggactccaggagttgaagaacccagatataaagcaaggcttgttgcaaagggtgacagtcagagtgccatctttcttacaaaagatcaaatgtttcatgagagaacaaaacacattgatattcggtatcattttgttcgtgatattattgctcgtggtgatattgttgtgagcaaaattagcactcatgaaaatcctgcagatatgatgactaagtcacttcctataaccaagtttgagcattgcttagacttggttggtgttcattgttgaagttaaacccttaaggggttttttggaagaggtgaagaacttgtttattgaaagttcgcgatgaagaacttattcattgagaatttgtgtcaaggtggagattgttagaattaagtgacccaaattcttatttaaataaaatacgatggaaaataaaataaaagtaaaatccatatagaactagacttcttttattttattttagaataaggttttaaaccttattaaactccatctattttatattgattaggataaggtgtttcaatcctactagaatatggctttgcaagcctataaatagacatagtctattcctcttgtatttgagtaaaaatttttcgacatagtgaattttcttctcctctgcccgtggtttttttcccgaaagggtttccacgtaaaatttatgtgttctttatttttatttattttattctattttatttttcacaataagAAAATCTGGTAAAATTGTTTGATgagaagaaaatataaaaaataggtaaaataaataaagatcTACATGGCAAGTTATAATTGGTTGGAATGTTTTTTCTAATGGGTCTAATAgttgaggtaaaatggtaatgTTTTAATAGTTTAGGTAACCGTtctaacaaaaaaaatttaagtaccaaattgGGAAAACTAGTATAGTTTAGGTGCCATTTTTTAAGCCTTTTTCttggaaaattttataattttttgaattttaaaattttaaaatattttataattttaaaattatttgctaACGTATCATATGAGATAAATAGTATCATGACAACTTGAAGTACATGTGAGCTGCCACATGAATTGCCATATTAAAATCGTTAAAATTAATGTTATAGTAAGCATTTCAATTTTTAGAAAAATGTAACTCTTTTAAAAGGTTAATGTCTAAAGTTAGCTCAAAAatagaataaggattaaattaaaaaagatgtaagaattaaatttattattatgccatAATTTTAATTAACAATAATAAATCTCAATAAGGAAATTCTTGCTAAATATTTAACAATATGAAGAAGAAAATGAGGCAGAAGCTAACTCATCTTTAAACATGTAATAATTCATTACTTGCACATAAAACCTTTGATCTGCTATCAAAATTTCAATGATAGATATGAGGTTTAAAATCAATGGAAATGTACATTGCATTAATTCTAATAGGTGCATATGTTATAGATGGGGTTGTCTGTTTTTCTTAGTTTCGTCTAGGTTTTTGGGTTATTCTTTCACTATGCTTTGTATAGTTTATTTCTATATCGTAGTTGATTGAACATATATTTGTATTCGGGAGGCAAATATAAAGGGTGGGCAGTGACCCTGTGGGCAGTGACCCTACcccttaaaaatagaaaattatagttttggtcccttataaatgatcaaattataaCTTAACATaggataaaattacactttggtctCTCAAGAAAAATACTATTTAGTCCCTTCAAAAGTAatgaaatcataaattaatacataataaaatctgtattttgacatttcaaaattttataattcaattttatcttCCTTAAACAAATTTCTAGATTCGCCTCTTTGTATTTGTATTTGATATTTGACTAGTGAGTGCATTACATTTGAAATAAAGAaactttgaatatatatatatatatatatatatatatatatatatatatacttatctATGAAAGTGTGAACACAATTTTAACTACAAAAAATTTCAACAGTATAACCTTATTAAATATttgatatgtaaatatatatatgttattagtccttgtatttttataaaattggaaatgtagtccttatactttaaaagttgaaaattcaaTTCTCttcctttttcaatttaaaatcctAATCCAATTGTTATTGTTGTTGTAGTTTCAATTGAAATTTATCAAGTTAACACATTTATTTTCCGTCaatcatattttacatcatgtgaggaTGGTTTAATTAACATGCCAAATTAACAAATTTTGATAGAAATTATGTAGGATTTTAATGATTAGATTGaggttttaaataaaaaaataggaagatttaaattttttaaccttttaaatacatgggctaaatctcaaattttataaaGTACAAGGACTAACACCATATtctaaccaaaaataaaattacaaatgaataaaatgaaaatataaaattttatcaacAAATTTGATGTAATAATTTACATTTAAgttatagtaatattaaaatttgtaagtataaaattattagaaatttcAATTGTGATCTATTATAAATTAGTATACATCCCATGAGACAGGCAACATGGAAAGAAGTCACAAATTTTGAATATGAGAAGGAAGAGAAGTATCCAAACTCCATCTACAATCTAACATGGAAATGCTTTGAAATCATATCTAATTACATAAAATCACATGTTCTTTATTAGTGACTAAACTATGGgaattttcattttggtcacttaactaaaaaagttacaatttcgatattaatatttttaaaattatattttttatcacTCGACTGTTAAGTGACACTTTTTAAttagtataataacaattttagccCTCAAATTTTCTAGTTTCAGTCAATTTAAtattgataatatataaaatggtaaaatttgaaattatttttaaaattttagaaaattataaaataaaaattaaataaaagtagataaaaattttaaaataaataaagtgagaGAAAATGAGGGATAATTGTTTTAGACCCTCCAAAATTTCTCTACATTGTATGTATTGAAAATTAAAGAATATTACGCCTTTTACAATACTTTCCTAACTTTTATTGTAAATAAAACTCACCTTAAATCATTTTGattaatatatgtttatattttattaaaatattaataaaaataaaatatattttaattaacacACATTATCATTTTCTGTAAGATAATTTTAATACTTTTTCAAGCCTAGGCCCGTTTTCGGCCTAACTTGGTTGATCCAAAAATTCTACTTTATTgtgcaaaaatatttttaaaaaatttatattaatatttgtacatttttataattaaattaaattttaaaaatattttatattattaaattgaattgagttGGATAGACTCAAAACATGGAGGATTTATAGCCACCTtctattgtgtatatatatttttatataaaatttaaaatttattaaaattacaaaataatagaCTAGTGTTGAATGTGGTAAAAAccataataatatttgatttgatatcataatatcaaaataaatttacaacttaaatgtttttattataaatatacatatagaAGGTTATTTTGggaagtatatatattttaaaagaaatgaagTTATTTTTAGAGAAGAATAACATAATAGAAGGAATGGTAAGAGAggaaaatgttttaaaatattatattatttatatatatatataacagaaTAGAATGAATCcaaacatatatattttttataaatattatgttttaaaaaaaaagcatttattattttttaaatcttAATGTTTCCTGAAATTTTACatgtaaattaaaattattatatctttttacaataaattaaaattattatatccTTTTACAATACTTTCCTAACTTTTATTGGAAATAAAACTATGATAATAGTTATCTCTTACCTTAATCTCTTCCATCATTCTTTTTATCCTGTTTTTCTCCGGAACATATacctgaaattttattaaaatggagaaattaggtttataaaataagaaaaaataaactaaactatAAATGGTTCATACCTTAAGCTTCCAAAGGGGTTGAAGAACATTTTTAAAGTTTGGATGGTCATCCCACTCCAACCATTCCCACCATTCTGTGAATGAGCTGATGGTAAGAGAAGGTGGAGCATATGCATATGACTGCCCATTGCCAACAAGGGGAACAAATGGAGGAATTCTCTTTAGTTTATCACAGCCATAAAAAACTTTGATATCCTCGAGAGAATCACAAACCATCACTCCACTTTTGTTGCAAATGCTCTTCAAATTTGGTAATCTCTGCAATCCCAACTCCCTCAATTTGGGAAGATGGAATTTGATTAATGCACCACTCCCTTTTTCTTGTACTTCTGATGTTGCTGCTCCCAATATTTCTACTAACTCATCACATTCTTCCACCCAATTTTCTTCCAGGTTTTGGAGGTTTGGAAGCAACCAATGTGGAAGCAACGTTTTCATACTTGAGCATCTGTATACATCAATTTGCTTAAGATGGGAAAAGGTGGCAGACGGAGCCAATGTTGATGGTGTTGCTGAACCAATTCCTGCATCTTTCATAATAAGGGCACTCAACTTTGGCGGAGCATGAAGATACAACACCTCGAGGCTCTGAAATGGATGAGCGGAAGAAGAGGCAAAAGAGGACAAGGAAACAACACACTCTATCCCTTCGCAAAACCAAATCCTACAAACCCTCAAGTCAATCGCATTTTTGAAGGAAGAATGATCATCGACTAAGCTTCTCAAATAGTTGCACCTATAAATATGCAACTCTTGAATTTCAATTGGGTGCATAATTAACTCACCTTCCCAATTGTGGACTTTTCCAATTGTTACCATTTTATCTCCTTCAGTTGGGATACTTGACGCACCACCCCCCACTAAATTGTACTTGACGAGATTTTTCTTACTTTGTTGCATTGAGGAGATGAACTTATTGAATTCACTGACGTCGTTGAAACGTCCGGTTAAGCACTCTAACTTCTTCAATGGTTCCATGTCCTCTGCTTTTAGACTTGTTTTTTCATTGTTCTTATAAAAAGTCAAGTGCTGAAGGTGAACGAGTTTTGGTAAACATCCAGCGGGTATCTCTTTCAGAGTGTACACTCCAAGATCAAGATATCTTAACTTTATCAGCATATCCATGCCTTCAGGGACTTCCTCAATTTTAGTCCGAAAAAGGTCCAACTTCTTCAATTCTTGAAGCATCGAAAGACATGGCAGATCTCTTAATTCAGAACAGCCACGAAGCAACAATGCTGTGAGGTTCTTTAGTTCAGAGATGGAATTTGGTAAACTCTCGACATTTGTACAGGACAAATTGAGACACTAAGATAGGGCATGTTCATGAATAAAGAATATGGGATTCCTTTACAGGGTTCCCCTGCAATAACAAGGTTGTGAGCAGTTGACATTTTGTGGGCAGCACATCTGCGGGAAATTCCGTTATGGAGTTATACATAAGCAATACTTCCTCAATATCTGGACTCCATTGCCCCCTTTTCGGTAATTCTTTTAATTGCAAGCCTGCTTGTACTATATATCGAGAATTCATACTTGTGATCGACAGTGCCATGTGTCTCACTGCATCATGCATCTTTATGCCAGCTTGATCAAATTAATCGGTAATATTTTCCAACAAGCAGTTATCTTCTAACTTCTTCAAAATAGTAAGGCCCTTGTCTTTCATTTCTTGTCTTGTACCCATATCATCTATGAATCCCTCTTCAATCCAGCACTCAATTAGTTCATCCATTTCAATTTCAAAATCTTCGGGATACACTGTACAATACAAAAAACAATCTTTCGCTTGCTTGTCCTTTTAAGTGATCGAAGCTAAATTTCAAGCGCTCGATTACCTCAGCTTCCACTCCTTCCACTTTCCCTATTCTCTTTTCAATTCCCGAGTGCATTTTTCCAAATACGAGGTTATCTTCTCCTTTCATGGTACCGGATACCACGACAATTGTAAGAGGTAAACCCACACATTCCTTGACAACAAGCTTCAAAGTAGGCATTATAGTTGGACTTTGAACTATGTTAGGTCCAACTTTATTCAAGAATAGTATCAATGCCTCTTCTTCCGAAAGGGCTTCACTTTTATCACCTTACAACCCATATACTTACGACATGCTCAGACGGGTTGTCAATATCAACTTGCGCCATTGTTGCCACTCGCTCGGGGATCCCAACTTCCTCTAGAGAGACTTTATCCCACACATCATCTAGGATTAGAACATGTTTTCCTGCGTTCTTGAAAGATTTCGACAAGATTGTCGCTCGTTTGAGCTTGTCTCCTTCTCGGGCCAATCTTCCTTCAACTTCAAAGCACCTGCAATATCATCTTGTACCTTCATTACATTGAACTCCTTTGATATGGTAACCCAGATTACCCTTTCGAATCTTTGTGGCTTTAAAAGATCATTGTGGATGTGCTTCATGATAGTGGTTTTACCCACACCGCCCATCCCCCAAACCCCAATCTTGCTCACCTCCTCCTGCATCAAACACGCCCAAATCTCATTTCTAACAGCTTCCTCTCCAACTAGTTCTGATGTTGGAAGCGGCAACCCAGCACTTGGACCATCAATGGCGAGACCTTCAGAGGCATTATGAGCTTTATCAAGAAATCCCTTCATTTCTCGAGTCTTTTCATCAACCAGCTTCCCGTTGCAAGCACGACAGAGATATCTCCCGTTCCTGACTTTGTTTTCAACAACTTGTGCTTCCCTAATCATCTCTTTCACATCTTTCAACCAATTTTCAGCTCCCTTCTTTGGTATCTTCCCTAGGGGACAAAGAAGCTCTGCTTTCAATTGCAGCTCTATATCTTCCATTTTGCAATTCATTTCATCTCTCATCCTCTTGAAGTTTCTCACATAATCGTTCATCTTTACGTGATATTGCAAGTATTTACAAACAGGAGTTCGAGACAATTTGCAATGCCGACAACAGTTTCTACGTACTCCATTGTCATGTCCCCGCAATGCAATCATATATAACAATGGCAGATAATGAAAATCAGAATGTATTGGATGAAGTATTGATATGTCAGTGTAAGCATGAAAAGGAAACGTGAATGCAAGTTTCAAGCAATGGcgtttgttagaattaagtgacccaaattcttatttaaataaaatacgatggaaaataaaataaaagtaaaatctatatagaactagacttcttttattttattttagaataaggttttaaaccttattaaactccatctattttatattgattagataaggtgtttcaatcctactagaatatggctttgcaagcctataaatagacatagtctattcctcttgtatttgagtaaaaatttttcgacatagtgaattttcttctcctctgcgtggttttttttccgaaagggtttccacgtaaaatttatgtgttctttatttttatttattttattctattttatttttcacaaattggtatcgagcttccggttattcatctcgatcacggtaatggcgtctttgaagtatgaaattcattgttggatcgcaacaccgatttgtgttgtggcaaattaagatgcaagcgcttcttgcacgatggatctagaggatgccctgctaggatagataagatgccttcgacattaacgagatgaagagaagaagcgtaaggatcgaaaggcattaacacaattacatcgcatttgtccaacgaaattttgcaggatgtgatgaaagagaaaacgccacgcattatggaagaggctagaacaaatatgtatgtcgaaaactctaacaagcaagttgcatatgaagcggcgtctttatgctcatcgtttggaggaaggtgcgtcagacacgaacacttaacaagtgtttaaagaaattctctcaaacttggaggccatggaggttcaagatgataaggaagatctagggttgattctactttgttcgttgcccgtcttattcaacctttagagacacgattttatatagcatgagtctctcacagttgatgaggtttatgattctttaacctcgtatgataagatgaagcatcttgtggttaaacccaactctcagggagagggtctcattgttcgtgggagacaagaccggaatgttgatgatgatcgtggtagaacacaggaacggaatcctcgtggtaaatctaagggtagatcgaaatcttcaaacagaggtaaaacttgcaacttctgcaagaagaaagggcacattaaatctgagtgctataagctacaaaataagattaaaagggaggctgcgaatcaaaagggaaaatagccagaaaattccggtgaagctgatgttgtagaagactacagcgatggtgaacttctagttgcttctgtcaatgattctaaagtaagcgaggagtggatacttgattcaggctgcaccttccacatgagtcccaatcgggattggtttacaacttatgaaacaagatgtcaaggtgttgttttgatgggaaataatgcttcatgtaaaatcgcagtgttggaacaattaaagttaagatgtttgatggagttgtcgaacacttagtgacgtcggcatgttccgaattgaaaagaaatttaatttcgttgagtactcttgattcaaaagggtgcgatacacaaatgaaagtggggttttaaagatttccaaagggtcccttgttgtgatgaaagggcaaagaaagattgccaagttatatgtttctgagggttCTCATCATTATCGGTGATgcattgccgcttcctcttccttgtcgatgatgatattactaaactttggcatatcgcctagggcatatgagtgagaatggcatggcgaattaagcaaaagaggacttcttaatgggcaaggaatttgcaaactaaatttcgtgagcaccgtgtgttttgggaagcaaagagagttcgattcactagaggaatccataacacgaaggaaatgttggagtatatccattacgatccgtggggccgtccagagtgccttcgagaggtggagctaattatatgctaacctttattgatgatttttccgaaaagtttgggcgttcttcccaagcgtaaaagcgatgtgttttctacatttaagtcttggaaaattatgattgaaaaacagacgggaaaacagataaaatacctccgtacagacaatggcttagagttctgttctgatgagtttaatagattgtgcaagtcagaagggatcatgagacacttgacagttcgtcatactccacagcaaaacggcgttgcagaacgaatgaacagaacgatcatggagaaggttcgatgtatgttgtcaaataccaacttaccgaagtcattttgggcagaagcagcctctactgcatgttttttgatcaaccgatctccatccgttgccattgagaaaaagactccacaagaggtatggtctggtaatcctgctaattattctgatttaaagatttttgggtgtcctgcgtatgctcatgttgataatggaaaattggaaccgagatccattaaatgcgttttcttggttataaagtggtgtaaaaggctataagttatggtgtcctgaaaatagaaaagttgtgattagcgagagatgttgttttgatgaaaccgctatgctacctaacttatctcttaaagactcttccaataaagaaaaccaaaagcggtggagcatcagattaatacgaatcaactcctcaagccaagacaaaattgagaatagagttgcttcttcaccgcaatactctatcgccaaaaacaggacaagaagagaaattaaacctccaaagaagtgtgccgaggttgatctagttgcttatgctttaaatgtggtgaagatatagatgcgaatcaagagccatttaattattcgaggcgattagtgtgaagactcgagaaaagtggatgtttgctatgcaagaggagatggaatcactccacaaaaagcaaacatgggatcttgtaaaacttcctaaaggtaaaaaggtcattcgttgtaaatgggtgtttaaaagaaagaaggactctgggagttgaagaacccggatataaagcaaggcttgttgcaaagggttacatcaaattccgagtggacttcacagatgtgttctctccggttgttaagcatagttcgattcgagctttgcttggtattgttgccatgcatgatttggagcttgagcggttagatgtaaaaccgcatttttgcatggagaacttgaggaagatatttacatgcaacaaccgagggttttatagtctcgaaaaaagaggactatgtttgcttgttgaaaaagtccctttacggtttgaaacagatcaccaagacaagggtacaagaggtttgattcctttatgacttctcatgatttcaaaagaagtagttttgacattgtgtctactttaagaaaaagcgttgatggttcttttgtgcatctacttctttatgttgatgacatgttgatagcaagaaaagataaaagagagataagaaaggttaaagcccaactaagtgaagaatttgagatgaaagatttaggaccagcaaagaagatacttggtatggagattctcgagatagaaaagcaagtaaattgtacctaagtcggaagggtacattgagaaagttctttgcagttcaatatgcagagtgctaagctcgttagtactcctttagcgacccatttcgactttcatcggccttatctcctcaatcgataatgaaattgagtacatgtcacatgttccatactctagtgcgagaggatctctcatgtatgctatggtttgttcacgcccgatttatcatatgcaacaaggcagttagcgatacatggcgaatctcggtaaagaacaccggaaagcgcttcgatggattttaagatacttacgaggcactactaatgtttgcttacgtttggaagaactaaagatggagttatagggtatgttgatgctgattttgctggagaccttgatagaagaagatctctcacaagttacgtctttacaatcggaggttgtgcaattagttggaaagccactttgcaaactacgatcgctttgtctaccaatcgtttgagtacatggcgattctcgaggcttgtaaagaagctatttggttgaaggactatttagtgaactcaatgaagaccttcaaatcagcacattATTTTGTGAcaggtcagtgccatctttcttacaaaagatcaaatgtttcatgagagaacaaaacacattgatattcggtatcattttgttcgtgatattattgctcgtggtgatattgttgtgagcaaaattagcactcatgaaaatcctgcagatatgatgactaagtcacttcctataaccaagtttgagcattgcttagacttggttggtgttcattgttgaagttaaacccttaaggggtttttggaagaggtgaagaacttgtttattgaaagttcgcgatgaagaacttgttcattgagaatttgtgtcaaggtggagattgttagaattaagtgacccaaattcttatttaaataaaatacgatggaaaataaaataaaagtaaaatccatatagaactagacttcttttattttattttagaataaggtttttaaaccttattaaactccatctattttatattgattaggataaggtgtttcaatcctactagaatatggctttgcaagcctataaatagacatagtctattcctcttgtatttgagtaaaaatttttcgacatagtgaattttcttctcctctgcccgtggttttttttctcgaaagggtttccacgtaaaatttatgtgttctttatttttatttattttattctattttatttttcacagcgTTTATTAGATGGAGCTATGGATGGGT is part of the Gossypium arboreum isolate Shixiya-1 chromosome 5, ASM2569848v2, whole genome shotgun sequence genome and harbors:
- the LOC108451545 gene encoding disease resistance protein At4g27190-like, translated to MLQELKKLDLFRTKIEEVPEGMDMLIKLRYLDLGVYTLKEIPAGCLPKLVHLQHLTFYKNNEKTSLKAEDMEPLKKLECLTGRFNDVSEFNKFISSMQQSKKNLVKYNLVGGGASSIPTEGDKMVTIGKVHNWEGELIMHPIEIQELHIYRCNYLRSLVDDHSSFKNAIDLRVCRIWFCEGIECVVSLSSFASSSAHPFQSLEVLYLHAPPKLSALIMKDAGIGSATPSTLAPSATFSHLKQIDVYRCSSMKTLLPHWLLPNLQNLEENWVEECDELVEILGAATSEVQEKGSGALIKFHLPKLRELGLQRLPNLKSICNKSGVMVCDSLEDIKVFYGCDKLKRIPPFVPLVGNGQSYAYAPPSLTISSFTEWWEWLEWDDHPNFKNVLQPLWKLKVYVPEKNRIKRMMEEIKVRDNYYHSFISNKS